In Duganella zoogloeoides, a single genomic region encodes these proteins:
- a CDS encoding ABC transporter ATP-binding protein gives MPPDSMLTTPDTTSIGAQTRQAFSLLRRAARPDQHHLGWAVLWLMLAALFEVMGPIMGKALIDEHLLPHHLDWPRMALLLAGLLLSGWIASGLRYLQLVRLSGLAMRSVMRLREMVYTHVLLLPMSFFDRAITGQLVSRVTNDTEAVKNLYIQVLFVILDSTIVLVGTIAAMAWLDVRLMGMVLALLPAVLVIVFLYQRWSAPAVTRARALRSDINGQMAESIGGMSVLQANNAQQRFGARFAATNQAHYTARQAELRANAWLLRPALDLFNVILLAVVIFVFGQRQMTATEVGVLYAFISYLARVIEPLIQITMQFSQLQQAVVASARVATLLDEAEAKEHTAAAIGQAAAADQSSSGPQPAVAIRHLDFAYNPGQPVLHDLSLEIPAGAFIGIVGHTGSGKSTLLSLLLRFYPAPHGSITLHGVALDDIDNERFRAEVGLVPQDPFLLAASARDNIDMGRGLTQAQIETAARAAHAHDFIMALDRGYDTELGEGGSRLAVGQKQLIAIARALAGQPRILLLDEATSHIDSQTEQVVQLALDELRGKVTVIAIAHRLSTIRDADRIIVLNHGRITETGPHEALMQIEGGLYQRLYLLQQLSTS, from the coding sequence ATGCCGCCTGATTCCATGCTGACCACACCCGACACCACCTCGATCGGCGCCCAGACACGCCAGGCCTTCTCGCTCCTGCGGCGCGCCGCCCGCCCCGACCAGCACCATCTGGGCTGGGCCGTGCTGTGGCTGATGTTGGCCGCGCTGTTCGAAGTGATGGGCCCCATCATGGGCAAGGCGCTGATCGACGAACACCTGCTGCCGCACCACCTGGACTGGCCGCGCATGGCCCTGCTGCTGGCCGGCCTGCTGCTGTCCGGCTGGATCGCCAGCGGCCTGCGCTACCTGCAACTGGTGCGCCTGTCCGGCCTGGCCATGCGCTCGGTGATGCGCCTGCGCGAAATGGTGTATACCCACGTGCTGCTGCTGCCGATGTCGTTTTTTGACCGCGCCATCACCGGCCAGCTGGTCTCGCGCGTGACCAACGATACCGAGGCGGTGAAAAACCTGTATATCCAGGTGCTGTTCGTGATCCTCGACAGCACCATCGTGCTGGTGGGGACGATAGCCGCCATGGCCTGGCTCGACGTGCGCCTGATGGGCATGGTGCTGGCGCTGCTGCCGGCGGTGCTGGTCATCGTGTTCCTTTACCAGCGCTGGAGCGCGCCAGCCGTCACCCGCGCCCGCGCGCTGCGCAGCGACATCAACGGCCAGATGGCCGAGTCGATCGGCGGCATGAGCGTACTGCAGGCGAACAATGCGCAGCAGCGCTTCGGCGCCCGCTTTGCCGCCACCAACCAGGCCCACTACACGGCGCGCCAGGCCGAGCTGCGCGCCAACGCCTGGCTGCTGCGGCCCGCGCTCGACCTGTTCAACGTGATCCTGCTGGCGGTCGTCATCTTCGTGTTCGGCCAGCGCCAGATGACCGCCACCGAGGTCGGCGTGCTGTATGCGTTCATCAGCTACCTGGCGCGCGTGATCGAACCGCTGATCCAGATCACCATGCAGTTCAGCCAGTTGCAGCAGGCCGTAGTCGCCAGCGCGCGCGTGGCCACGCTGCTCGACGAAGCGGAAGCCAAGGAACACACTGCTGCCGCCATCGGCCAGGCTGCCGCTGCCGACCAAAGCTCGTCGGGGCCGCAGCCAGCGGTGGCGATTCGCCACCTGGACTTCGCCTACAACCCGGGCCAGCCGGTGCTGCACGACCTGTCGCTGGAAATTCCCGCTGGCGCCTTCATCGGCATCGTGGGCCATACCGGTAGCGGCAAGTCCACCCTGCTCTCGCTGCTGCTGCGCTTTTATCCCGCGCCGCACGGCAGCATCACCTTGCACGGCGTGGCGCTCGACGACATCGACAACGAACGCTTCCGCGCCGAAGTGGGCCTGGTGCCGCAGGATCCGTTCCTGCTGGCGGCGTCCGCGCGCGACAATATCGACATGGGGCGCGGCCTCACGCAGGCGCAGATCGAGACGGCGGCGCGGGCCGCGCACGCGCACGACTTCATCATGGCGCTCGACCGCGGCTACGACACCGAACTGGGCGAAGGCGGCTCGCGCCTGGCCGTGGGCCAGAAACAGCTGATCGCCATCGCCCGCGCGCTGGCCGGCCAGCCGCGCATCCTGCTGCTCGACGAAGCGACGTCGCACATCGATTCGCAGACCGAGCAGGTGGTGCAGCTGGCGCTCGACGAATTGCGCGGCAAGGTGACGGTGATCGCGATTGCCCATCGCCTGTCCACCATCCGCGACGCCGATCGAATCATCGTGCTCAACCACGGCCGCATCACCGAGACCGGCCCGCACGAGGCGCTGATGCAGATCGAGGGTGGCCTGTACCAGCGCCTGTACCTGCTGCAGCAACTGAGTACCAGTTGA